From Cydia pomonella isolate Wapato2018A chromosome 26, ilCydPomo1, whole genome shotgun sequence, one genomic window encodes:
- the LOC133531989 gene encoding uncharacterized protein LOC133531989, which produces MLLGLILCVATMCEASFHEQYRVPQTCTDKWESFVYEDKEYVIQNLPITWENAKIMCRGHHNGTLAILDTKEKAEFLAEALAESQFVIDSVWVGARRHGGDDPDGYRWGNLLELRRTAADIRRSSPEDVDQYPAWQNRTHVPVPDAGADCVAVQRVSHDRGVFLDLPCELERPFVCEREAQTRQLIKELKTVRCRTGLYRMYDGLLDWHQAAAYCVLRKMSLANIATMKCLKKLGTTMLKTRPSIENAWVGARGELGKWSWVDSGASIFLPSPYSDVDKAMWPPMRDRTSVKQNGCLQLDRHASHPPIFLEARCERKMQFICYQGSPALRTATPLPSDDFYYYVLVKQLLFWQHAYENCNKMNGSLAYPETSEIMTQLLLLMGENKEEPVEHIWISGRLNITKDLATDDIKYGWYNPFNNKAIPDPKTRRNSKGIYTAPWLDEEYTRDNSCLNLDRQDHLKGLIYGLPCDTPQYSICMIEKSPRAKPESAPVISTPSNLGVPEAMEAPHSEGLFKDADNTDISNK; this is translated from the exons ATGTTGTTGGGGCTCATTTTATGTGTGGCGACGATGTGTGAGGCCAGCTTCCATGAGCAGTATAGAG TGCCCCAGACCTGTACGGACAAATGGGAATCCTTCGTGTACGAGGACAAGGAATATGTCATCCAGAACCTGCCGATAACCTGGGAGAATGCAAAGATTATGTGCCG TGGCCACCATAATGGAACCTTGGCTATCTTGGATACGAAAGAAAAGGCGGAATTTCTTGCTGAAGCTTTAGCTGAATCACAGTTTG TGATTGATTCTGTATGGGTTGGTGCTCGGAGACATGGCGGCGACGACCCAGATGGTTACCGATGGGGAAACTTGCTGGAATTGCGTCGTACAGCTGCTGACATCCGGCGGAGCAGTCCTGAAGACGTGGATCAATATCCAGCG TGGCAGAATAGAACCCATGTTCCCGTCCCAGACGCAGGCGCCGACTGCGTTGCTGTGCAAAGAGTGTCTCACGACCGAGGAGTATTCCTGGATCTTCCCTGCGAGCTGGAAAGACCATTTGTCTGTGAAAGAG AGGCACAGACCCGACAGCTCATAAAGGAACTGAAGACGGTCCGATGCCGGACCGGTCTGTACCGGATGTATGACGGCCTCTTGGACTGGCATCAGGCGGCTGCATACTGCGTGCTCAGGAAGATGAG TTTAGCCAACATTGCCACGATGAAATGTCTGAAGAAACTTGGCACCACAATGCTAAAGACCAGACCCA GTATCGAGAACGCGTGGGTCGGAGCGAGAGGAGAGCTCGGGAAATGGAGCTGGGTGGACTCGGGAGCCAGCATTTTCCTGCCCAGTCCTTATAGCGACGTGGACAAAGCTATGTGGCCACCTATGAG AGACAGAACATCAGTAAAACAAAATGGCTGCCTCCAACTAGATCGGCACGCTAGTCACCCGCCGATATTCCTGGAGGCACGCTGCGAAAGAAAGATGCAGTTCATCTGCTATCAAG GTTCACCGGCATTGCGAACAGCCACACCGCTACCTAGCGACGACTTCTACTACTACGTGCTTGTCAAACAACTGCTATTCTGGCAGCATGCTTACGAAAACTGTAATAAAATGAACGGTTCGTTGGCCTATCCGGAGACTTCGGAAATAATGACGCAGCTGCTGCTTCTTATGGGTGAAAATAAAGAGGAAC CTGTTGAACATATTTGGATATCGGGCCGTTTAAATATAACGAAAGATCTTGCAACAGACGACATTAAATACGGATGGTATAACCCGTTTAACAATAAGGCTATTCCAGACCCGAAGACTCGGAGGAATTCAAAAGGAATTTAT ACGGCGCCGTGGTTGGATGAAGAATATACAAGGGACAACTCCTGCTTGAATTTGGACAGACAAGATCACTTGAAGGGACTCATCTATGGTCTTCCATGTGATACTCCTCAATACTCCATTTGTATGATTG AGAAAAGTCCGCGCGCAAAGCCCGAAAGTGCACCTGTCATCTCTACGCCGTCTAACCTGGGCGTCCCCGAGGCAATGGAAGCTCCTCATTCGGAAGGATTGTTTAAGGATGCTGACAATACTGACATTAGTAACAAATAG